In Pomacea canaliculata isolate SZHN2017 linkage group LG12, ASM307304v1, whole genome shotgun sequence, a single genomic region encodes these proteins:
- the LOC112576989 gene encoding exosome complex component RRP42-like: MADIILSEAEKIFIVHGIQDNFREDGRSCDDYRQMELETGLISNTSGSARLRLANTEILVGIKVELEEPKPEKPDTGRLEFFVDCSANATPEFEGRGGEDLATEIMNFLSHSYSSETVLDLKSLCLVPSKLCWVFYVDVLLLECGGNLFDAASIAVKAALFNTKIPNVSISQESEDTELNVSDDPYDVKRIDVSRTPCIITLSKIGHCHVVDASQKEEACCLARLMMAVTAEGNVTAMVKEGSGSLDPSSVSDMMQSGKKIGQELNYKLLEKLKEEEQKGLKRQTVGFLR, encoded by the exons ATGGCAGATATTATTCTCAGTGAAGCagaaaaaattttcattgttcACGGAATTCAG GACAATTTTCGTGAAGATGGGCGCAGCTGCGATGATTATCGTCAAATGGAGCTAGAAACAGGACTCATATCCAACACCAGCGGTTCGGCGAGATTACGCCTG GCAAACACAGAAATCCTTGTTGGCATCAAAGTGGAACTTGAGGAGCCCAAACCAGAAAAGCCAGATACTGGCCGCCTTGAATTCTTTGTTGATTG CTCTGCAAATGCAACTCCAGAATTTGAAGGAAGAGGAGGGGAGGATCTTGCAACAGAAATTATGAACTTCCTGTCACATTCTTACAGCTCAGAGACAGTACTTGACTTGAAGTCTTTGTGTCTTGTGCCTTCTAAGCTTTGCTGGGTATTTTATGTTGATGTATTA CTCCTAGAATGTGGAGGAAATCTTTTTGATGCTGCATCAATTGCTGTGAAGGCTGCTCTGTTCAACACAAA AATTCCAAATGTAAGCATCAGTCAGGAAAGTGAGGACACAGAGCTGAACGTGTCTGATGATCCCTATGATGTGAAGAGAATTGATGTGTCAAGGACACCGTGCATCATTACTCTAAGCAAG ATTGGACACTGTCATGTAGTGGATGCCAGTCAGAAGGAAGAGGCATGCTGTCTGGCTAGACTCATGATGGCAGTCACAGCAGAAGGAAATGTAACGGCAATGGTAAAGGAGGGTTCAGGCAGCCTTGACCCAAGCAGCGTTAGTGACATGATGCAG tctgGAAAGAAAATTGGCCAGGAACTCAATTACAAGTTGCTTGAAAAACTTAAAGAGGAAGAGCAAAAGGGGCTGAAAAGACAAACAGTTGGCTTTCTGAGATAG